In Alicyclobacillus macrosporangiidus CPP55, a single window of DNA contains:
- the hprK gene encoding HPr(Ser) kinase/phosphatase — MSRPRAVPVHELVRGLGLTVFNPDANLNRPITTVDINRPGLALAGYLRYHAAERIQLLGRTELSFLRGMDSREQALRVFAFCSYEQTPCVVVTRGEAPPESLLREASGRGLPVLGTTHVTTRAASVISTFLEERLAPETLVHGVLVDVYGIGILITGSSGIGKSETALELIKRGHRLVADDAVIIRQVSDNTLVGSAPALLQYLLEIRGLGVLNAMTLFGAGAVRTHKKLAMVVHLEAWRDDVAYDRLGIDEQTVRILDTDLPSLTIPVRPGRNLAVIIEVAAMNHRLKRIGFNAAQQFSEQLADAIEEQMDPD; from the coding sequence ATGAGCAGACCACGCGCTGTACCTGTCCATGAATTGGTTCGCGGGCTCGGGCTGACGGTGTTCAACCCGGATGCCAATCTGAACCGCCCCATCACGACGGTCGACATCAACCGGCCGGGCTTGGCCCTGGCCGGTTACCTCCGCTATCACGCGGCCGAACGGATTCAATTGCTTGGCCGCACCGAACTGTCCTTCTTGCGCGGCATGGACAGCCGCGAACAGGCCCTCCGGGTGTTCGCGTTCTGCTCCTACGAACAGACGCCGTGCGTCGTGGTCACCCGCGGCGAGGCGCCGCCGGAGTCGCTGCTGCGGGAGGCGTCCGGCCGCGGGCTGCCCGTGTTGGGCACGACGCACGTGACCACTCGGGCGGCGTCCGTCATCTCGACCTTCTTGGAGGAGCGGCTGGCCCCGGAGACCTTGGTGCACGGGGTGCTGGTCGACGTATACGGGATCGGGATCCTCATCACCGGATCGAGCGGTATTGGCAAGAGTGAGACGGCGCTGGAGCTGATCAAGCGCGGCCACCGGCTGGTGGCGGACGACGCGGTGATCATCCGGCAGGTTTCGGACAACACGCTCGTCGGCAGCGCACCGGCGCTGTTGCAATACCTGCTCGAGATCCGCGGGCTCGGGGTGCTCAACGCGATGACCCTGTTCGGGGCGGGGGCGGTCCGCACCCACAAGAAGCTGGCGATGGTGGTCCACCTGGAGGCGTGGCGGGACGACGTGGCGTACGACCGCCTTGGCATCGACGAGCAGACGGTGCGCATCCTCGACACGGATCTGCCGTCGTTGACCATTCCGGTGCGGCCCGGCCGCAACCTGGCCGTGATCATTGAGGTGGCGGCGATGAACCACCGCTTGAAGCGCATCGGGTTCAACGCAGCGCAGCAGTTCTCGGAACAGCTGGCCGACGCGATTGAGGAGCAGATGGATCCCGATTGA